A stretch of Imperialibacter roseus DNA encodes these proteins:
- a CDS encoding anhydro-N-acetylmuramic acid kinase, whose protein sequence is MEKEFLVIGLMSGTSLDGLDMAACRFRLAQGKWSYVIEAAESIAYDDEMQQKLKDSVTLSGLELSLLDVELGKFFGTSVKAFCRKHGIQPLLIGSHGHTVFHQPEKLLTLQIGNPEAISHFSQLPVIANFRLQDVLNGGQGAPLVPYGEHYLFPGYHAFLNLGGIANVALHSQNTMKGFDTCACNMGLNHLARKLGMSFDKNGEVAKTGSMSDSLFQSLNKLDYFQQKGPKSLGYEWFEKEVATLLDNSSTPVKDALCTFIHHIAFQVNNGMDGLGSSTEKVMVTGGGTLNGFLMDALNIYGKGKFTYEAPDRKTVEFKEALVFAFLGLQRFLGQPNVSSQVTGSKKDVSAGSLHGNFKVSI, encoded by the coding sequence ATGGAAAAAGAGTTTCTTGTGATCGGGCTTATGTCGGGGACTTCTCTGGATGGGCTCGACATGGCAGCATGCCGGTTTCGGCTGGCTCAAGGCAAATGGAGTTATGTTATCGAAGCTGCTGAATCGATAGCTTATGATGACGAAATGCAACAGAAGCTCAAAGATTCGGTGACGCTGTCGGGCCTTGAGTTGTCCTTGCTGGATGTTGAGCTCGGAAAATTCTTCGGCACGAGCGTCAAGGCCTTTTGCCGGAAGCATGGGATTCAGCCACTATTAATAGGTTCTCATGGTCACACTGTGTTCCATCAGCCCGAGAAACTTCTCACGCTTCAAATAGGGAATCCTGAAGCCATCAGTCATTTTTCTCAGCTACCAGTTATTGCCAACTTCCGACTTCAAGACGTCTTGAATGGTGGACAAGGTGCTCCTTTAGTTCCTTATGGCGAACACTATCTTTTTCCTGGCTACCATGCTTTTCTTAATCTTGGTGGCATAGCCAATGTCGCCTTGCACAGTCAAAACACTATGAAAGGCTTTGATACCTGTGCCTGCAACATGGGGCTCAACCATCTGGCGAGGAAGCTTGGGATGAGCTTCGACAAAAATGGTGAAGTGGCAAAAACCGGATCCATGAGTGATTCCCTTTTTCAATCGCTCAACAAGCTTGATTATTTTCAGCAAAAAGGTCCAAAATCGTTGGGCTACGAATGGTTCGAGAAAGAAGTAGCGACTTTACTTGACAACAGCAGCACACCAGTGAAAGATGCCCTCTGCACTTTCATTCATCACATTGCCTTTCAGGTGAATAATGGTATGGATGGCCTTGGATCTTCTACAGAAAAAGTAATGGTTACAGGTGGTGGTACGTTAAACGGGTTCCTGATGGACGCTCTCAATATTTATGGCAAAGGAAAGTTTACTTACGAGGCACCCGATAGAAAAACAGTTGAGTTTAAGGAAGCATTGGTGTTTGCCTTCCTCGGATTGCAAAGGTTTCTCGGACAACCCAACGTTTCCTCTCAAGTGACCGGCAGCAAAAAAGATGTGTCGGCAGGAAGCTTACATGGAAATTTTAAGGTGTCGATATAA
- a CDS encoding sodium:proton antiporter has product MKKIAIFLCLSVALITSVFANEVKAKALHENNEVAANIDLSDSAEEAPGTAEDGHAEEGEHPSAPGWLVIPFVLLLLMIATGPLFYEHFWHKNYPIVAVSLAILVVLYYLFVLHNVHNPVHALAEYIQFIALLTGLFVASGGIMINVDKEAKPLTNIIILLVGAVIANIIGTTGASMLLIRPFIRLNKNRIKAYHIIFFIFMVSNIGGSLTPIGDPPLFLGFLKGVPFFWTLLNNSVSWVFALVFLAAIFYFIDRNNKADYSFGEDPQDFTNKVTVVGARNFGWLLVIILSVFLDPNVLEWVPAIHYEGQKFSFIREIIMLSAAFLSFKFAEKKALEGNDFNFEPIREVAFIFIGIFGTMMPALELVSNFAQSEAGAPLITHNSLYWGTGALSGFLDNAPTYLNFLTAAMAAKGGDIGQVSDVTAFAAGGTFANSVLALKAISIAAVFFGAMTYIGNGPNFMVKSIAEQIGIKMPSFFGYILRFSIPILIPLFIIVWLIFFYSQPV; this is encoded by the coding sequence ATGAAAAAAATTGCAATATTTCTGTGCCTTAGTGTCGCTCTTATAACGAGCGTTTTTGCCAATGAAGTAAAAGCAAAAGCATTGCATGAAAACAATGAGGTGGCAGCCAATATTGACTTGAGTGACAGTGCTGAGGAAGCCCCCGGCACAGCGGAGGATGGGCATGCTGAAGAAGGAGAGCACCCCAGTGCGCCAGGTTGGTTGGTCATTCCTTTCGTGCTGCTGCTGTTAATGATTGCCACGGGGCCGTTGTTCTACGAGCATTTCTGGCACAAAAACTACCCAATTGTAGCTGTATCGCTTGCCATACTAGTGGTGCTGTATTATTTGTTTGTGTTGCACAACGTGCACAATCCGGTGCATGCGCTGGCTGAGTACATACAATTCATCGCCTTGCTTACGGGCCTTTTTGTTGCCAGTGGGGGCATTATGATCAATGTGGACAAAGAAGCCAAGCCCCTGACCAATATCATTATCCTGCTTGTTGGAGCAGTAATAGCCAATATCATTGGCACCACCGGCGCTTCCATGCTGCTGATCAGGCCGTTTATCAGGCTCAATAAGAACAGGATCAAGGCCTACCATATCATCTTCTTTATTTTCATGGTAAGCAATATTGGTGGTTCTCTTACTCCTATTGGTGATCCTCCGCTGTTTTTGGGATTTTTGAAAGGCGTTCCCTTCTTTTGGACACTATTGAACAACAGCGTTTCATGGGTCTTTGCGCTTGTCTTCCTGGCAGCGATTTTTTACTTCATCGACAGAAACAACAAAGCGGACTATAGCTTCGGCGAGGATCCTCAGGATTTCACCAATAAGGTAACCGTGGTCGGCGCCAGAAACTTCGGCTGGCTTTTGGTCATTATTCTTTCTGTTTTCCTTGATCCGAATGTTCTAGAATGGGTTCCGGCCATACACTACGAAGGGCAAAAATTTTCTTTCATTAGAGAAATCATTATGCTTTCCGCTGCCTTCCTTTCATTCAAGTTTGCGGAGAAAAAGGCACTGGAGGGCAACGACTTCAACTTTGAACCTATCAGAGAGGTCGCCTTTATTTTTATAGGGATCTTCGGCACCATGATGCCCGCTCTTGAGCTGGTAAGCAACTTTGCTCAATCTGAGGCCGGCGCTCCACTCATCACCCACAATTCACTCTACTGGGGTACTGGCGCACTCTCAGGCTTTCTGGACAATGCTCCCACCTATCTTAACTTTCTGACTGCAGCTATGGCTGCCAAAGGGGGAGATATCGGCCAGGTCAGTGATGTGACGGCATTTGCGGCCGGCGGTACTTTTGCTAATTCGGTGCTGGCATTAAAAGCAATTTCTATTGCGGCGGTGTTTTTTGGTGCAATGACCTACATAGGCAACGGACCGAACTTTATGGTGAAATCGATAGCCGAACAAATAGGCATCAAAATGCCGTCCTTCTTTGGCTATATATTGAGATTCTCCATTCCGATCCTCATTCCACTGTTCATCATTGTGTGGTTGATTTTCTTCTACAGCCAGCCCGTTTGA
- a CDS encoding aspartate kinase — protein sequence MIVVKFGGTSVGKPERMHSVKDIVMSVPGQKLVVLSAVSGTTNELIAISDEFSNGNIEGALDRTRMLYAQYVGFVQQLYATEEGKQKGTDVIDRYFQQIETLVKQPFYGKANKLLVAQGEIISTSLFYEYLNEIKVPAVFLSALDFMYLKDNGEPDLDLISEKLRKILAGIDNKSVIVTQGYICRNASGGVDNLKRGGSDYTATLIGAAIKAEEVQIWTDIDGMHNNDPRIVENTMPIAELSFEEAGELAYFGAKILHPTCILPAQQKNVPVRLKNTLNPAARGTLITSNKNPDAIKAIAVKDGITAIKIKSTRMILAYGFLRKIFEVFEKYQTSIDMITTSEVAVSLTIDEPTYLNEIIEELKPYGTIEVDKNQSIVCIVGDFVADKKGVGKDIFASLEDIPVRMISYGGSKNNISLLIDTIYKTEALKVLNKGLFNL from the coding sequence ATGATTGTAGTAAAATTCGGAGGTACATCAGTTGGGAAGCCTGAGCGGATGCATTCTGTGAAGGACATAGTGATGAGTGTGCCAGGCCAGAAGCTGGTCGTTCTTAGTGCCGTTTCAGGCACCACCAATGAGCTCATTGCAATTTCTGATGAGTTTTCCAATGGCAATATTGAGGGAGCACTTGACAGAACCAGAATGCTTTATGCTCAGTATGTTGGATTTGTGCAACAGCTTTATGCAACTGAGGAAGGCAAGCAAAAGGGAACTGACGTCATCGACAGATACTTCCAGCAGATTGAAACACTTGTGAAGCAGCCCTTTTATGGTAAAGCCAACAAGCTTCTGGTCGCTCAGGGAGAGATTATTTCCACCAGTCTTTTTTATGAGTACCTCAATGAGATTAAGGTTCCGGCTGTGTTTCTTTCAGCACTCGACTTCATGTACCTTAAAGACAATGGAGAGCCCGACCTTGACTTGATTTCCGAAAAGCTGAGGAAAATTTTGGCAGGCATCGACAATAAGAGTGTAATAGTTACTCAGGGATACATCTGCAGGAACGCTTCTGGCGGTGTCGATAACCTGAAAAGAGGAGGAAGTGACTATACTGCTACCCTCATTGGAGCTGCCATCAAAGCAGAGGAGGTTCAAATCTGGACGGATATCGACGGAATGCACAACAATGACCCGAGGATTGTTGAAAACACAATGCCTATTGCAGAGCTGTCGTTCGAAGAGGCAGGCGAGCTGGCATACTTTGGAGCAAAAATTCTGCACCCTACCTGTATTCTTCCGGCGCAGCAAAAGAATGTGCCGGTTCGTTTGAAAAATACTTTGAATCCAGCTGCCCGGGGAACCTTGATTACATCTAACAAAAACCCAGACGCAATCAAGGCCATTGCTGTCAAAGATGGCATCACAGCTATCAAAATCAAGTCAACCAGGATGATTCTGGCCTACGGCTTCCTGAGAAAGATTTTCGAGGTATTCGAAAAGTACCAGACTTCTATCGACATGATTACGACGTCGGAGGTGGCTGTGTCGCTCACGATAGACGAGCCCACTTACCTCAACGAGATCATCGAAGAGCTGAAGCCCTACGGCACCATAGAGGTCGACAAGAACCAGTCGATTGTGTGTATTGTGGGCGACTTTGTTGCCGACAAGAAGGGCGTGGGTAAAGACATTTTCGCTTCGCTGGAGGATATACCTGTCAGAATGATTTCGTACGGTGGAAGCAAAAACAATATTTCTTTGCTCATTGACACCATCTACAAAACAGAAGCGCTGAAGGTTTTGAACAAGGGATTATTCAATTTATAA
- the ribH gene encoding 6,7-dimethyl-8-ribityllumazine synthase: MASSEKNLSSFSGSNVGDVSKKKFGIVVSEWNEEVTEALFQGAYGVLVKHGVNRDNIIRKNVPGSFELSLASQWLAQQEDIDAVISLGCVIQGETKHFDFICQAVANGITEVGLKYNKPVIFGVLTTNNKKQALERAGGKHGNKGDEAAITAIKMLGF; this comes from the coding sequence ATGGCGTCTTCAGAAAAGAACTTGAGTAGTTTCTCCGGCAGTAACGTTGGGGACGTAAGCAAAAAGAAATTTGGTATAGTGGTCTCTGAGTGGAATGAAGAAGTGACAGAGGCGCTTTTTCAGGGTGCTTACGGGGTTTTGGTAAAGCACGGAGTAAACAGAGACAATATAATCAGGAAGAATGTGCCCGGCAGTTTTGAGCTAAGCCTGGCCTCTCAGTGGCTGGCTCAGCAGGAAGACATTGATGCTGTTATTAGCCTGGGGTGCGTGATACAAGGCGAAACAAAGCATTTTGACTTCATTTGCCAGGCCGTGGCCAACGGCATTACAGAAGTGGGTTTGAAGTACAATAAACCCGTAATTTTTGGAGTTTTAACCACCAATAATAAGAAGCAAGCATTGGAAAGAGCTGGCGGAAAGCACGGAAACAAAGGAGACGAGGCAGCTATCACGGCCATAAAAATGCTTGGATTTTAA
- a CDS encoding tetratricopeptide repeat protein, translating to MAKTKKASARKGKEHGNDLLESPEALAEQLTRTEEFIEKNRQLVFAIGAVIILGVTGFIFYNYYQSNQNTAAQKELFQAVYYFEADSLGQALNGDGNNYGFLDIIDLYGSTKAGNLANFYAGATYLKMGDFESAIRYLKSFGASDDLVQARAYSLIGDAYMEQLDYKNAADYYQQASDYKPNKQFTPVYLTKAAIAYERQGDLSAALKCYTTIVDKFYGAAEYQDAKKHKARLEALASK from the coding sequence ATGGCGAAGACTAAAAAGGCGTCAGCTAGAAAGGGTAAAGAGCACGGAAATGATTTGTTGGAAAGCCCCGAAGCGTTAGCCGAACAACTCACCCGTACAGAAGAATTTATTGAAAAGAACAGGCAGCTGGTATTTGCCATTGGTGCTGTCATTATTTTAGGAGTCACCGGGTTCATATTTTATAATTACTATCAGTCGAACCAAAATACGGCTGCTCAGAAGGAGCTCTTTCAGGCAGTTTATTATTTCGAGGCTGACAGCCTTGGACAGGCCTTAAATGGTGATGGAAACAACTATGGTTTTCTTGATATCATTGACCTGTATGGCAGCACGAAGGCTGGCAACCTGGCTAATTTTTATGCCGGAGCCACCTACCTGAAAATGGGCGATTTCGAATCAGCCATTCGTTACCTGAAGTCGTTTGGAGCTTCTGACGATTTGGTGCAGGCCAGGGCGTATTCACTCATTGGAGATGCTTACATGGAGCAGCTGGACTACAAGAACGCAGCAGACTACTATCAGCAAGCATCAGACTACAAACCGAACAAGCAGTTTACGCCTGTGTATTTAACCAAAGCGGCCATTGCTTACGAAAGGCAAGGGGATTTAAGTGCAGCACTGAAGTGTTACACAACCATAGTAGATAAGTTTTACGGAGCAGCTGAATACCAGGATGCCAAGAAACACAAGGCCAGACTGGAAGCCCTCGCTTCAAAATAG
- a CDS encoding family 20 glycosylhydrolase — MKKIAFLFMLCLGGVIQAQPLDSIMPVRGLAIVAPSSKSLDRFIKFMENELTANNVNTLVLRVDWKYQYKSYPKLADKDGLTTEEVKKLVAAAKRSNIELIPQINLLGHQSWASTTYALLKEYPQFDETPHVTMPEKYEWPNPDGLYCKSYCPLHPDVHKVVFDLVDEIMEVFEAKTFHAGMDEVFYIGDDKCPRCKGKDKAELFAGEVTTIRNHLAQKGRKLWIWGDRLLDGSNTGLGMWEASMNNTHRAVDMIPKDVVICDWHYERADPTAAYLAMKGLSVITCPWNKPEPAKKQVAQTIALRENGSKVLKERYLGMMHTVWSGADGFLDKYYELKEKGTSEDGQANCFKAMFSAINSQSK, encoded by the coding sequence ATGAAAAAAATCGCATTTCTTTTTATGCTCTGCCTGGGGGGCGTCATCCAGGCTCAGCCACTTGATTCCATCATGCCAGTACGGGGGCTGGCGATAGTGGCACCGAGTTCCAAAAGCCTTGACCGCTTCATTAAATTCATGGAGAATGAACTGACGGCCAACAATGTAAACACCCTGGTGTTGAGGGTTGACTGGAAGTATCAGTACAAGTCTTACCCAAAACTTGCCGACAAAGATGGCCTCACAACGGAGGAGGTCAAAAAGCTGGTGGCGGCTGCGAAACGGAGTAATATTGAATTGATCCCGCAAATTAATCTGCTTGGGCATCAATCGTGGGCCAGCACCACCTATGCGCTGCTGAAAGAGTATCCTCAGTTTGACGAAACGCCGCATGTGACTATGCCGGAAAAGTATGAGTGGCCTAATCCGGACGGGCTCTACTGTAAGAGTTACTGCCCGCTGCATCCTGATGTGCACAAGGTAGTTTTCGATCTGGTAGACGAAATAATGGAGGTGTTTGAGGCCAAAACTTTCCACGCAGGCATGGATGAGGTGTTCTACATCGGGGACGACAAGTGCCCACGCTGCAAAGGCAAGGACAAGGCAGAGCTGTTTGCCGGAGAAGTCACTACTATAAGAAACCACCTGGCACAGAAAGGGAGAAAGCTGTGGATTTGGGGTGATCGGTTGTTAGACGGAAGTAACACCGGACTGGGCATGTGGGAGGCGAGCATGAACAACACGCACAGGGCGGTGGACATGATTCCCAAAGATGTGGTCATTTGCGACTGGCACTATGAACGGGCCGACCCGACAGCGGCCTACCTGGCCATGAAAGGCCTCTCGGTAATCACCTGCCCATGGAATAAACCAGAGCCGGCCAAAAAACAAGTAGCACAAACAATAGCTCTGAGAGAAAATGGCAGTAAAGTACTGAAGGAAAGATACCTTGGTATGATGCACACCGTATGGAGTGGTGCTGACGGTTTTCTTGACAAGTACTATGAGCTGAAGGAAAAAGGCACCTCTGAAGATGGTCAGGCCAATTGCTTTAAGGCTATGTTTTCGGCAATCAATAGCCAGTCAAAATAA
- a CDS encoding heparan-alpha-glucosaminide N-acetyltransferase domain-containing protein codes for MNNRIASIDIFRALTMLLMIFVNDLWSLSEVPEWMGHKAGNEDGLGLADVVFPAFLFIVGLSVPMAIKARRAKGENNTEVIIHIAKRSLALIVMGVMMVNLESINKELIPIPKQAWQILMAIGFILIWNNYKDKNAFGKVPEWVMQVAGIGILIALCAIYKGGPTDNPVWMKTHWWGILGLIGWAYLFCSVIYVFVGDRIVIISAILVAFYLFNIHQMNGLLGGVPKGLLVVNASNHASVLSGVWVSLMLTYFGQKNKLSLFLTACLAFAVVSLAFGFITRPEWGISKIRATPSWTAICAGISTISFSLVYLIADVWKKTSWAGFLAPAGRSTLTCYLVPYWFYPIFMVTIAAWLPNFATVGVVGLVKTLLFSLLVIYITSLLEKVNIRLKV; via the coding sequence ATGAACAATCGTATCGCCTCCATAGATATTTTCAGGGCACTCACCATGCTGCTCATGATTTTTGTGAATGACCTGTGGTCGCTCAGTGAAGTGCCGGAATGGATGGGCCACAAAGCGGGTAACGAAGACGGTCTCGGCCTGGCAGATGTGGTGTTTCCAGCATTTCTGTTCATAGTAGGCCTTTCAGTGCCCATGGCCATTAAGGCACGCAGGGCAAAGGGAGAAAACAACACTGAGGTGATTATCCACATTGCTAAAAGAAGCCTGGCGCTGATTGTGATGGGGGTAATGATGGTGAATCTGGAGAGCATCAACAAAGAACTGATTCCTATCCCCAAGCAAGCCTGGCAGATCCTTATGGCTATTGGGTTTATTCTCATTTGGAACAACTATAAAGACAAAAATGCCTTCGGCAAAGTGCCTGAGTGGGTGATGCAGGTAGCAGGCATCGGCATTCTTATAGCCCTGTGTGCCATATATAAAGGAGGGCCCACAGACAACCCCGTCTGGATGAAAACACATTGGTGGGGCATTCTTGGACTCATTGGCTGGGCCTATCTCTTCTGCTCGGTTATCTACGTTTTCGTAGGCGACAGAATAGTTATTATCTCAGCAATACTTGTGGCCTTCTATCTATTCAATATTCACCAAATGAACGGCCTGCTGGGAGGGGTGCCAAAGGGACTTCTCGTTGTGAATGCCTCCAACCACGCCAGTGTGCTCAGCGGCGTGTGGGTAAGCCTTATGCTCACTTATTTTGGTCAAAAGAACAAACTGAGCCTCTTTCTTACCGCTTGTTTGGCCTTTGCTGTTGTATCTCTGGCCTTTGGCTTCATTACCCGTCCTGAATGGGGAATATCTAAAATCAGGGCTACGCCTTCCTGGACAGCCATCTGCGCTGGCATAAGCACCATTTCGTTTTCGCTGGTTTATCTGATTGCCGACGTGTGGAAGAAGACGAGTTGGGCTGGCTTTCTGGCACCAGCGGGAAGAAGCACACTCACCTGCTACCTGGTGCCCTATTGGTTCTACCCGATCTTTATGGTCACCATTGCAGCCTGGCTTCCCAATTTTGCTACAGTTGGGGTTGTGGGGCTTGTCAAAACATTGCTGTTTTCGCTGCTGGTTATTTACATCACCAGCTTACTGGAAAAAGTCAATATTCGTTTGAAAGTGTAA
- the pdhA gene encoding pyruvate dehydrogenase (acetyl-transferring) E1 component subunit alpha, with translation MASVKDKAKAKATAKDNFSNETYMFWYETMQLMRKFEEKAGQLYGQQKIRGFCHLYIGQEACVAGAISALETGDKYITAYRDHAHPIGLGSDPKTIMAELYGKETGISKGKGGSMHMFDKEKGFFGGHGIVGAQVPLGLGIGFAEKYLKTGKLCVTYMGDGAVRQGAFHEALNLAMTYKIPVIFAIENNGYAMGTSVQRTSNVTELYKLGSAYDMPSFPVDAMSVVDVHHAFADAAERARKGDGPTLLELRTYRYKGHSMSDPAKYRTKEELEEYKAKDPIEQVRQLILDKKIAKEADLEKIDDKIKDQVAEAVQFSEDSGWPDPSESLKDVYAQQDYPYLME, from the coding sequence ATGGCTAGTGTAAAAGATAAGGCGAAGGCAAAAGCAACAGCGAAGGATAACTTTTCGAATGAAACCTACATGTTCTGGTATGAAACCATGCAGCTGATGAGGAAGTTTGAAGAGAAGGCAGGGCAGCTATATGGTCAGCAAAAGATACGTGGCTTCTGTCACCTTTATATTGGCCAGGAGGCTTGCGTAGCCGGCGCTATTTCTGCCCTGGAAACAGGCGACAAGTACATCACGGCATACCGTGACCACGCCCACCCAATTGGACTTGGATCCGATCCTAAAACCATCATGGCCGAGCTTTACGGTAAAGAAACCGGCATTTCGAAAGGCAAGGGAGGTTCCATGCACATGTTCGATAAAGAGAAGGGTTTCTTCGGCGGGCATGGTATCGTTGGAGCGCAGGTGCCACTTGGCCTGGGAATTGGCTTTGCTGAAAAATATTTGAAGACAGGTAAGTTGTGCGTCACTTACATGGGAGACGGTGCTGTTAGACAAGGTGCTTTTCACGAAGCGCTTAACCTGGCCATGACTTACAAGATTCCTGTGATTTTCGCTATCGAAAACAACGGCTATGCAATGGGTACTTCTGTGCAGCGTACGTCCAACGTAACCGAGCTATATAAACTGGGTTCTGCGTACGACATGCCTTCATTCCCAGTTGATGCCATGTCGGTTGTTGATGTGCACCATGCATTTGCTGATGCGGCCGAGCGTGCCAGAAAAGGTGACGGACCCACGCTTTTGGAGCTTCGGACTTACCGTTACAAAGGACATTCAATGTCTGACCCTGCCAAGTATCGCACCAAAGAAGAGCTTGAGGAGTACAAAGCAAAAGACCCGATTGAGCAGGTTCGCCAATTGATACTCGATAAGAAAATTGCCAAAGAGGCTGACCTCGAAAAGATCGACGACAAAATTAAGGATCAGGTAGCTGAGGCTGTCCAGTTCTCCGAGGACTCAGGCTGGCCCGATCCGTCAGAATCGCTAAAAGACGTGTATGCCCAGCAGGACTACCCTTACCTGATGGAATAG
- the recF gene encoding DNA replication/repair protein RecF (All proteins in this family for which functions are known are DNA-binding proteins that assist the filamentation of RecA onto DNA for the initiation of recombination or recombinational repair.) encodes MYLSNLHLESFRNYQSLAINCSKGINCFVGKNGSGKTNLLDAIHYLSMTKGSLNSVDSQNIRKGDPLFFIKGEWKAAKKGAGKGEQVQVAFQPGQKKLIKVNQKEYEKLADHIGRFPVVLIAPNDTDLIREGSDGRRKFFDSIISQLDASYLENLMVYHHYLKQRNSLLKQYGDTRRLDKTLLAVYDEHLMKSGQLIFDSRRDFTEKFEALFSPRYQWLSGGAEQTKVVYVSELSETSWKENFKKAIDKDMALQRTTFGIHRDDFEFLLEEEPVKKFGSQGQQKSFVIALKLAQFDITSQVKSFTPILLLDDIFDKLDDDRIKKLMELVGEDDFGQLFVTDARPERTMTLFKGLKKDKKLFKVEEGKVEEIDF; translated from the coding sequence ATGTATCTGAGTAACCTGCACCTTGAGTCGTTCCGAAATTACCAGTCACTTGCTATTAACTGCTCAAAGGGTATAAATTGTTTTGTGGGCAAAAATGGCTCAGGAAAGACCAATTTGCTGGATGCGATCCACTATTTGTCGATGACAAAAGGATCATTGAATAGTGTGGATAGTCAAAACATAAGGAAAGGTGATCCACTTTTTTTTATAAAAGGCGAATGGAAGGCTGCTAAAAAGGGGGCTGGGAAGGGAGAACAGGTGCAGGTGGCTTTTCAACCGGGGCAAAAAAAGCTCATCAAAGTGAATCAAAAAGAGTATGAGAAACTGGCTGACCACATAGGTCGCTTTCCCGTGGTGTTGATCGCCCCCAACGACACCGACCTGATAAGAGAAGGCAGCGATGGTCGGCGCAAATTCTTCGACAGCATCATTTCTCAGCTGGATGCCAGCTACCTGGAAAACCTGATGGTGTATCACCACTACCTAAAGCAGCGGAATAGTCTGCTGAAGCAATATGGGGACACCAGACGGCTGGACAAAACGTTGCTCGCAGTGTACGATGAGCATTTGATGAAGTCGGGGCAATTGATTTTCGATAGCAGACGGGACTTCACTGAAAAGTTTGAAGCTTTGTTCAGCCCCCGCTACCAGTGGCTTTCAGGGGGAGCCGAGCAAACCAAGGTGGTGTACGTTTCTGAGCTTTCCGAAACCTCGTGGAAGGAAAACTTCAAAAAGGCGATCGATAAAGACATGGCCTTGCAAAGAACCACTTTTGGCATCCACCGGGACGACTTTGAGTTTTTGCTGGAAGAAGAACCGGTGAAGAAGTTTGGCTCCCAAGGCCAGCAAAAGTCTTTTGTGATTGCTCTGAAATTAGCTCAGTTTGACATCACCAGTCAGGTGAAAAGCTTTACGCCCATTCTACTGCTCGACGATATATTTGACAAGCTTGATGACGATCGCATCAAAAAATTGATGGAACTTGTAGGGGAAGACGACTTCGGTCAGTTGTTTGTAACTGATGCAAGACCAGAACGAACGATGACGCTTTTTAAGGGCTTGAAGAAAGACAAGAAGCTATTTAAAGTGGAGGAAGGAAAAGTAGAGGAGATAGACTTTTAG
- a CDS encoding DUF721 domain-containing protein: protein MYKKKDDRKNESLELKDVIREMLQNYHIEEKFDHTRLLASWERLMGKPIASRTSKLFVKDNVLFVRLTSAPLKSEMNLNKAKVLDIFKKEFGEKVLKDIVFQ, encoded by the coding sequence ATGTACAAAAAGAAAGACGATAGAAAAAACGAGTCGCTGGAGCTGAAGGATGTGATCAGGGAAATGCTCCAGAATTACCATATTGAGGAGAAATTTGATCACACCAGGCTGCTTGCTTCCTGGGAACGACTCATGGGTAAGCCTATTGCCAGCCGCACCTCCAAGCTTTTTGTAAAAGACAATGTGTTGTTCGTCCGCCTCACCTCAGCCCCGCTCAAAAGCGAGATGAATTTAAATAAAGCCAAGGTACTTGATATCTTCAAGAAGGAGTTTGGCGAGAAGGTGTTGAAGGATATTGTGTTTCAATAA